One part of the Musa acuminata AAA Group cultivar baxijiao chromosome BXJ1-5, Cavendish_Baxijiao_AAA, whole genome shotgun sequence genome encodes these proteins:
- the LOC103984596 gene encoding Bowman-Birk type proteinase inhibitor → MAGGGKRGEASSLLLVTLLVTLLAFFATNSSAARVTPRPQSLARAALSAVGARQDEPCCRCACPLIYPPTWCICGGIWQGSCPSACNNCQCVLNECTCLDLMDPKVCEANSCPWPVAAPKVEPAQQWAIEETGGKLAMMV, encoded by the exons ATGGCTGGAGGAGGCAAAAGAGGTGAAGCGTCGTCTCTTCTACTTGTGACGCTGCTCGTGACGTTGTTGGCTTTCTTCGCCACCAACTCCTCGGCAGCCCGTGTCACACCCCGTCCGCAATCCCTCGCCAGAG CGGCACTGAGTGCGGTGGGGGCAAGGCAAGATGAGCCGTGCTGCAGATGCGCGTGTCCTCTCATTTACCCACCTACTTGGTGCATTTGCGGCGGCATATGGCAAGGCTCCTGCCCTTCCGCCTGCAACAACTGCCAGTGTGTCCTCAACGAGTGCACTTGCCTCGATCTTATGGACCCCAAGGTCTGCGAGGCCAACTCCTGTCCCTGGCCTGTTGCAGCCCCCAAAGTAGAGCCGGCGCAGCAGTGGGCTATCGAAGAAACCGGTGGGAAATTAGCGATGATGGTGTGA
- the LOC135585768 gene encoding endoribonuclease Dicer homolog 3b-like, with the protein MRHLPSTKGKLAASSHCPCRRINPHAFPTAWAPQNPRRTLPASPHFPVSCPRSSSIEAMEIEQLERPVRQPLKYLQPRRYEIKVFEAAMRKNTIAVLETGAGKTLIAVMLMKEFGKRLIVDGKKMTIIFLSSTVNLVNQDYTELDVVEYCGAQRIGEWSTDCWEKNVKTRDVVVMTPQILLDALRRAFQTLDTVQLIVFDECHCARGNHPYARIMKEFYHDTGCKPTIFGMTASPVGGKDYNELIKTEVGYAMGTKNGFISSKLDKLVEISQSLRLEEEVYCLILMERVITAKVIERFMRKINITPHFPVSYLTGGGSSKDSLTPKLQRTVIDSFRAGKVNFLLTTDIAEEGVDIPNCSCVIHFDLSKTVCSYVQSRGRGRQVNSSFILMLERGNDVQKEKIFDIIGSENYLGKPSSRDNKTFLSNGHGEEIDVYCVKTTGATVTAESSINLIYKFCEKLPKDRYFIPKPFFELYEKDGSYECSLTLPPNAAFQKIIGPMSCSSNSAKQLVSLKACKKLHQLGALSNHLLPFHEDPQGSTFSGAGTTKRKELHGMTSVHALCGSWAHKPDNVTLNAYKVHFVCDQEGENYSDFVLLVGSSLDDDVASAEIVLALIPNKVITSYVSPCGKVHLSAEQVEKSKLFQEFFFNGIFGRMFTGSRSSGSQREFLFREGHMISWSSMNMYLLLPLESSSNDNGFSIYWNGIHACVAIVEYLWKIYSTDDEYHSGNSTTSCTSPCETNGENAEIVQLANKSLHIKYLKNSVVFSIHNGRIYSVLDVINDVTPEDPFDDSCGMKPSQFVSFIDYYHQKYNIVLHYPQQPLLLLKQSHNPHNLLLKSRSEDASTGDKAIMEKEQIHARLPPELLVHIDLSTDILKSFYLLPSVMHRLETLMLASQLRKEIGYNDLLIPSSLILEAMTTLRCCENFSLERLELLGDSVLKYAASCHLFLKYPKKHEGQLSDCRSQAVCNSTLHKLGTGRSIQGYIRDSAFDPRRWLAPGQISIRPFPCICGIDTCNVPLEGKYMTEEISVVVGKPCDKGHRWMCSKTIADCVEALVGAYYAGGGLPAALQAMRWLGVDIKMDKVLVEEAKKSAFHWYHLSKVSEIEFLESKLNYMFTVKGLLLEAITHPSLQELGLDYCYQRLEFLGDSVLDLLITWHHFLSHKNIDPGVLTDLRSASVNNENFVQVAVRNNFDNYLRHSSGILSEQIKDYVTRISSYHCFNDMLLPVFLPKAPKVLGDIVESIAGAILIDTYLNLDAVWDIFKSLFSPIVTPDNLELPPIRELSELCSYFGYFIHTKSMKNGEEVLSELTVQLKDDLLVGCGRDKNMKTAKAQAALCLLKQLKTRGISHGQSISKRKQDRYIFSDNSFLSTTYVRNTTSKDNGYLENNSKLTQAKLNNAVHPITLPMRMDKGGPRTALFKLCRILQWPMPEFESREENFRTPITLNGVKTPNFNLFTTKILLHIPNSKVLTLTGEQRTDKKSAQDSAALVLLLELKKQEVCILEEP; encoded by the exons ATGCGGCACTTGCCTTCCACCAAGGGCAAATTGGCGGCCTCGTCACACTGCCCGTGTCGACGGATCAACCCTCACGCTTTTCCCACTGCTTGGGCGCCCCAAAACCCTCGGAGAACCCTCCCCGCATCTCCCCACTTCCCCGTCTCTTGCCCACGCTCCTCCTCCATCGAAGCCATGGAGATCGAGCAGTTGGAGCGGCCTGTTCGACAGCCGCTCAAATATCTCCAGCCACGACG TTACGAGATTAAGGTGTTTGAAGCCGCGATGAGGAAGAACACGATCGCTGTGCTGGAGACGGGGGCAGGAAAGACGTTAATCGCCGTGATGCTTATGAAGGAGTTCGGGAAGCGGCTGATCGTGGACGGTAAGAAGATGACGATCATTTTTCTGTCTTCAACAGTCAATCTTGTGAATCAG GACTATACAGAGCTGGATGTAGTAGAATACTGTGGAGCGCAAAGGATTGGCGAGTGGAGCACTGATTGCTGGGAAAAGAATGTTAAAACTAGAGAT GTTGTGGTGATGACTCCCCAGATACTATTGGATGCTTTAAGGCGTGCATTTCAGACTCTAGACACAGTGCAATTGATTGTTTTTGATGAGTGCCATTGTGCTCGTGGTAATCATCCATATGCAAGAATAATGAAG GAATTCTATCATGATACTGGATGCAAGCCAACCATTTTTGGAATGACAGCATCTCCTGTAGGCGGCAAAG ATTACAATGAACTCATAAAAACAGAAGTCGGATATGCAATGGGAACCAAAAATGGATTTATATCTTCAAAGTTGGACAAACTAGTTGAAATTTCTCAATCACTTAG ATTAGAAGAAGAGGTATACTGTCTAATTTTAATGGAAAGAGTTATAACTGCTAAAGTGATTGAAAGATTTATGAGAAAGATCAATATCACACCACATTTTCCAGTGTCTTACTTGACTGGTGGAGGTTCATCAAAAGATTCTTTAACCCCAAAATTGCAGAGAACCGTTATTGATTCTTTTCGAGCTGGGAAG GTGAATTTCTTGCTCACTACTGATATAGCTGAAGAAGGAGTAGATATACCTAATTGTTCCTGTGTGATCCATTTCGACTTATCtaaaacagtttgcagttatgtccAGTCTCGTGGCAGAGGACGACAAGTTAATTCAAGTTTTATTCTCATGCTTGAGAG GGGAAATGATGTACAGAAGGAaaaaatctttgatattatcgGAAGTGAAAATTACTTGGGAAAACCTTCTTCTAGAGACAATAAGACATTTCTCTCTAATGGTCATGGTGAAGAAATAGATGTTTATTGTGTCAAGACAACAGGAGCAACAGTAACTGCAGAGTCCAGCATTAATCTTATTTACAAATTCTGTGAAAAGCTTCCAAAAGACAG GTATTTCATTCCAAAGCCATTCTTTGAGTTATATGAGAAAGATGGTTCATACGAGTGTTCGTTGACTTTACCGCCCAATGCGGCATTTCAAAAAATAATAGGTCCTATGAGCTGCAGCTCTAACTCAGCAAAGCAGCTTGTGTCTCTAAAAGCCTGTAAGAAACTGCATCAATTAGGAGCACTCAGTAATCATCTACTTCCTTTTCATGAAGACCCTCAGGGGAGCACTTTCTCTGGAGCAG GGACAACCAAAAGAAAGGAGCTTCATGGAATGACAAGTGTCCATGCTTTATGTGGATCTTGGGCTCACAAGCCGGATAATGTGACATTGAATGCATATAAGGTGCATTTTGTTTGTGACCAGGAAGGTGAAAATTACTCAGATTTTGTTCTGTTAGTAGGCTCAtcacttgatgatgatgttgcaaGTGCAGAAATAGTGCTAGCCTTGATCCCTAACAAGGTCATCACCTCATATGTTTCTCCCTGCGGGAAGGTCCACTTAAGTGCAGAACAG GTTGAAAAGTCAAAACTATTTCAAGaattctttttcaatgggatattTGGTAGGATGTTTACTGGATCAAGATCATCAGGCTCTCAAAGAGAATTCTTATTTAGGGAAGGACATATGATATCATGGAGCTCTATGAACATGTACCTGCTTTTACCTCTTGAGTCCTCATCAAATGATAATGGTTTCAGTATATATTGGAATGGGATTCACGCATGTGTAGCTATAGTGGAATACTTGTGGAAAATATACTCAACAGATGATGAGTATCATTCTGGAAATTCAACCACTAGCTGTACATCTCCATGTGAAACAAATGGTGAGAATGCAGAAATTGTTCAGTTGGCAAACAAATCTCTTCATATTAAGTACCTAAAAAATTCAGTAGTCTTTTCAATTCATAATGGGAGGATCTATTCTGTCCTTGATGTGATAAATGATGTCACCCCAGAGGATCCATTTGATGATAGTTGTGGCATGAAGCCCTCACAGTTTGTTTCATTCATTGACTATTATCATCAGAA GTACAATATTGTGCTTCACTATCCGCAACAGCCATTGTTATTATTGAAACAAAGTCATAATCCTCACAATCTTCTTTTAAAATCAAGATCTGAAG ATGCTTCCACTGGTGACAAGGCAATCATGGAGAAAGAACAAATACATGCTCGTTTGCCCCCTGAACTTCTGGTCCACATTGACCTATCAACTGATATTTTGAAGTCATTTTATTTGCTACCTTCAGTAATGCATCGACTGGAGACATTGATGCTAGCCAGCCAGCTTCGCAAAGAAATTGGTTACAATGACCTTCTAATACCAAGCTCACTG ATTTTGGAAGCAATGACAACTCTAAGATGTTGTGAGAATTTCTCTTTGGAACGTTTGGAACTACTTGGTGACTCAGTGCTCAAGTATGCAGCGAGTTGCCATCTGTTTCTGAAATATCCAAAGAAGCATGAAGGACAGCTATCTGATTGTAGGTCACAGGCAGTTTGTAACTCAACACTTCATAAACTGGGAACAGGTCGTTCCATACAG GGTTATATACGAGATAGTGCATTTGATCCTCGACGTTGGCTTGCTCCTGGACAGATTTCGATCCGCCCTTTCCCTTGTATTTGCGGCATAGACAcctgcaatgtgcctcttgaaggaAAATACATGACCGAGGAGATCTCTGTTGTGGTTGGAAAACCTTGTGATAAAGGTCACCGGTGGATGTGCTCTAAGACAATTGCAGATTGTGTTGAAGCTCTAGTTGGAGCATACTATGCTGGTGGTGGTTTACCTGCTGCACTTCAAGCAATGAGGTGGTTGGGAGTCGACATCAAAATGGACAAGGTGTTAGTTGAGGAAGCCAAGAAGAGTGCATTCCATTGGTATCATCTTTCTAAAGTTAGTGAGATTGAATTCTTGGAGTCAAAACTCAACTATATGTTTACAGTCAAGGGATTACTACTAGAAGCCATCACACATCCATCACTGCAGGAGTTAGGACTTGACTACTGTTACCAG AGACTGGAATTTCTAGGTGATTCTGTATTGGACTTGCTTATTACATGGCATCACTTCCTGAGTCATAAAAATATTGACCCTGGAGTATTAACTGATTTGCGTTCAGCATCAGTTAATAATGAAAATTTTGTGCAAGTTGCTGTAAGGAATAACTTTGATAATTATCTTCGGCACAGTTCTGGAATACTCTCAGAGCAGATAAAAGACTATGTTACTAGAATTTCGAGTTATCATTGTTTCAATGATATGCTGTTACCAGTTTTTCTGCCCAAGGCTCCAAAG GTTCTTGGAGATATTGTAGAAAGTATAGCAGGGGCAATACTAATTGATACTTATCTCAACCTTGATGCGGTTTGGGATATATTTAAATCACTGTTTTCTCCTATTGTCACTCCCGATAATCTTGAATTGCCTCCTATACGTGAATTAAGTGAACTGTGTAGTTATTTTGGGTATTTTATACACACAAAAAGCATGAAGAATGGGGAAGAGGTTCTTTCTGAATTAACAGTTCAGCTTAAGGATGATTTGTTGGTAGGATGTGGAAGAGACAAGAACATGAAGACTGCAAAAGCACAAGCAGCTTTATGCTTGTTGAAACAACTAAAG ACAAGAGGTATTTCACATGGCCAAAGTATTTCCAAAAGGAAGCAAGACAGATATATCTTCAGTGACAActcttttctttcaactacatatGTAAGGAATACAACTTCAAAA GATAATGGTTATCTAGAAAATAATTCCAAGTTGACACAGGCAAAGCTAAATAATGCAG TGCATCCAATTACTCTTCCAATGAGGATGGACAAAGGGGGCCCCAGGACTGCTCTTTTCAAGCTCTGCAGAATACTACAGTGGCCAATGCCAGAATTTGAATCACGAGAAGAAAACTTCAG AACTCCGATAACACTAAATGGAGTGAAAACACCAAACTTCAACCTCTTCACAACAAAAATATTACTGCACATCCCAAATTCCAAAGTTCTTACACTTACTGGCGAGCAAAGAACAGACAAGAAAAGTGCACAAGATTCAGCAGCACTTGTACTGCTCCTTGAGCTCAAGAAACAAGAAGTATGCATCCTCGAGGAGCCATGA
- the LOC103984601 gene encoding putative pentatricopeptide repeat-containing protein At5g08310, mitochondrial produces the protein MMTVRSIRMTCLFSAPISYKFDLFFDPNPSYGLHTKDSPIDPSLSTNLLAHQLLDLFSKPPKLRDAEELQRLGRSLVPATAEAVIKGLRSWRTAHEFFRWASWQHGFRHTCYTYNAMAYVFSRARRAAQLKGLAAEVLKERCPMTPGALGFLIRCLGDQGLVEDAILVFDRAVDLHCIPNSYTYNCLLEVLAKAGLVEAAESRFKEMVNSRGLEPDKHTLTSMLQSYCNVGKLADVWDIFERIKSEGWVDEHVLTVLIVTFCKWGKVNQVCELVDHMEGLRMMPTEKTFSVLVHGLVRQGRLDKALEMFDKMKRLGYSGDLALYSVIIEGLFEGKEFGMAHDMYMEMKKIGISPDVLLLKKMIMAFCRERDFFSASQLLDEGVGLNLGSLISLYNVVLDGLIEHGEVYRAYKLLCEMMKSKGLQVLKLDIDDHGRCENETDVEEFFRMKKPVCPNADSFNIVVCGLCEAKKLDAALVLLNNMIGVGYKGKLLMYNNLIHELCNVDRLEESYELLRKMEEYGFMPTGFTYNSIFYCTCRRGDLSAALDLLKEMRKHGHLPWIKHCTLMVQQLCGNGKVAEAAAFLDDMVALGFLPDMVAYSAAIDGLCKSGDVDKALKLFRDISSRWYLPDVVAHNILINGFCKTGRLPEALEIFEEMLKKELVPSPVTYNLLVDGWCKAKNIDNALACFKKMVDSDRPPTVVTYTSIIDGLCDAGRSDDALMVYNEMREKGCAPNQITYTALIHGLCKCGRADVALVYFDKMKQKEFELDTFVYLLLINSLIMKGNSVKALELLKGVLQRDSFHYNSKNSILMKKAVGKLFADESTSSDVRLLIESGHISSIQSLHDMGQM, from the coding sequence ATGATGACTGTGAGATCGATCAGAATGACCTGCTTGTTCTCCGCCCCCATATCCTACAAATTTGATCTTTTCTTCGATCCTAACCCTAGTTACGGTCTGCATACCAAGGATTCCCCGATCGATCCCTCCCTCTCCACCAATCTGCTCGCCCACCAGCTGCTCGATCTATTCTCCAAGCCACCCAAACTCCGGGACGCCGAGGAGCTCCAACGTCTCGGCCGCAGCCTCGTCCCGGCGACCGCAGAGGCCGTCATCAAGGGCCTCAGGAGTTGGAGGACCGCGCACGAGTTTTTCCGGTGGGCGTCGTGGCAGCACGGGTTCCGCCACACCTGCTACACCTACAACGCCATGGCCTACGTCTTCTCCCGTGCCCGTCGAGCGGCTCAGCTAAAAGGCCTGGCGGCGGAGGTGCTTAAAGAGCGGTGCCCGATGACCCCTGGCGCTTTGGGGTTTCTAATTCGGTGCCTTGGTGATCAGGGTTTGGTCGAGGACGCCATTCTTGTTTTCGACCGTGCTGTCGATCTTCACTGCATCCCTAACTCTTACACTTACAATTGCTTGCTTGAGGTGTTGGCTAAAGCTGGTTTGGTGGAAGCAGCGGAATCGAGGTTTAAAGAGATGGTGAACAGCCGGGGTTTGGAGCCTGACAAGCATACACTTACCTCGATGTTGCAGTCGTACTGCAACGTGGGGAAGCTGGCAGATGTCTGGGACATATTTGAGAGGATAAAGTCGGAAGGCTGGGTTGATGAACACGTTCTCACAGTCCTCATTGTTACATTTTGCAAGTGGGGAAAGGTCAACCAAGTATGtgaattggttgatcatatggaaGGCCTGCGGATGATGCCGACCGAGAAGACCTTCAGCGTATTGGTTCATGGACTTGTGAGACAAGGGAGACTGGATAAGGCGCTCGAGATGTTTGATAAGATGAAGCGCCTGGGTTATAGTGGGGATCTTGCACTGTACAGTGTGATAATTGAGGGGCTTTTTGAGGGGAAAGAGTTTGGCATGGCTCATGACATGTATATGGAGATGAAGAAGATTGGCATCTCACCAGATGTTCTATTACTCAAAAAGatgatcatggcattttgtagaGAAAGGGACTTTTTCAGTGCAAGTCAGTTATTGGATGAAGGTGTAGGGTTAAATTTGGGTAGTTTAATCTCTCTTTATAATGTTGTTCTTGATGGGCTCATTGAACATGGTGAGGTATACAGAGCTTATAAGCTACTCTGTGAAATGATGAAATCTAAAGGTTTGCAAGTCCTAAAGTTGGATATCGATGATCATGGCAGATGTGAAAATgaaactgatgtggaggaattctTCAGAATGAAGAAACCTGTTTGCCCAAATGCTGATTCTTTTAACATCGTGGTCTGTGGTTTATGTGAAGCAAAGAAGCTGGATGCAGCCTTAGTTCTTTTAAACAATATGATAGGAGTCGGTTACAAGGGTAAACTTTTGATGTATAATAATCTTATACATGAGCTGTGTAATGTGGATAGATTGGAGGAAAGCTATGAACTTTTGAGAAAAATGGAGGAGTATGGGTTTATGCCCACAGGATTTACATATAACTCAATTTTTTATTGTACTTGTAGAAGAGGGGATTTATCAGCCGCACTTGATTTACTTAAGGAGATGCGAAAACACGGGCATTTACCATGGATAAAACATTGTACATTGATGGTGCAGCAACTTTGTGGAAATGGAAAAGTAGCAGAAGCAGCAGCATTTTTGGATGATATGGTTGCACTAGGGTTTCTTCCTGATATGGTTGCTTATTCTGCAGCTATTGATGGATTGTGCAAATCAGGAGATGTTGACAAAGCACTAAAACTCTTCCGTGATATATCATCACGTTGGTATCTTCCTGATGTGGTTGCACATAATATTCTTATTAATGGATTTTGCAAAACTGGTAGATTGCCTGAGGCTCTGGAGATATTTGAAGAGATGTTAAAGAAGGAACTTGTTCCTTCTCCTGTCACATACAACCTTCTAGTTGATGGTTGGTGCAAGGCGAAGAACATTGACAATGCACTTGCTTGCTTTAAGAAAATGGTTGATTCAGACAGGCCACCCACAGTAGTTACTTACACAAGCATAATAGATGGCTTATGTGATGCAGGAAGATCAGATGATGCACTTATGGTGTACAATGAAATGAGAGAAAAGGGATGTGCTCCAAATCAGATAACTTACACTGCTCTTATACATGGCCTTTGCAAGTGTGGTAGGGCAGATGTTGCTCTGGTCTACTTcgacaagatgaaacagaaggaatttgagcttgataCTTTTGTATACTTGTTGCTGATTAATTCGTTAATTATGAAAGGGAATTCGGTTAAGGCTCTTGAGCTTTTGAAGGGAGTCCTTCAGAGGGATAGCTTTCATTATAATTCTAAGAACTCTATATTGATGAAGAAAGCAGTAGGCAAGTTGTTCGCGGATGAATCTACTTCATCGGATGTTAGATTACTTATCGAGAGTGGACATATATCATCCATCCAAAGTCTCCACGACATGGGGCAGATGTAG
- the LOC135675210 gene encoding uncharacterized protein LOC135675210, translating into MDPKACVLDTPRCNPPLRRCSPTRHRPLWCPRLALSGTLRHSARRAVVSSAGATRAYSVPLVIEQTKHGEMAYDVFSRLLKERIVCVNGAISDEIAAVVVAQLLFLESQNPSKTINLYVNSPGGAVTAGLAIYDTMQYISSPVSTLCLGQAASMGSLLLAAGATGERRALPHSRIMIHQPSGGASGQATDIAIQAKEILKVRDRLNAIYARHTGQPIERIEQCMERDTFMSPEEAKEFGLLDEVIMHRPLACAPPAKHQELLLHGSR; encoded by the coding sequence ATGGATCCAAAGGCGTGCGTCCTCGATACACCCAGGTGTAATCCGCCACTCCGCCGCTGCTCTCCTACCCGCCACCGCCCGTTGTGGTGTCCTCGCCTGGCACTCTCCGGAACCCTCCGCCACTCCGCCCGCCGCGCCGTGGTCTCCTCCGCCGGCGCCACTCGCGCCTACAGCGTCCCCTTGGTGATCGAGCAAACCAAGCATGGGGAGATGGCGTACGACGTCTTCTCCCGCCTCCTCAAGGAACGCATCGTGTGCGTCAACGGCGCCATCTCCGACGAGATCGCCGCGGTGGTCGTGGCGCAGCTCCTCTTCCTGGAGTCCCAGAACCCCTCCAAGACCATCAACCTCTACGTCAACTCACCCGGCGGCGCCGTCACCGCCGGCCTCGCCATCTACGACACCATGCAGTACATCAGCTCCCCGGTCTCCACCCTCTGCCTCGGCCAGGCTGCCTCCATGGGGTCCCTCCTCCTCGCCGCTGGCGCCACCGGCGAGCGCCGCGCCCTCCCCCACTCCCGCATCATGATCCACCAGCCCTCCGGCGGCGCGTCCGGCCAGGCCACCGACATCGCCATCCAGGCCAAGGAGATCCTCAAGGTCCGCGATCGCCTCAACGCCATCTACGCCCGCCACACGGGGCAGCCCATCGAGCGGATCGAGCAGTGCATGGAGCGCGACACGTTCATGTCTCCCGAAGAGGCCAAGGAGTTTGGCCTCCTCGACGAGGTCATCATGCACCGTCCTCTGGCCTGCGCTCCTCCAGCCAAGCACCAAGAACTTTTGCTCCATGGCTCCCGGTAA